One window of the Kallotenue papyrolyticum genome contains the following:
- the nagA gene encoding N-acetylglucosamine-6-phosphate deacetylase, with product MPIVFEHAVLVDATGQREDASLAFAHGRIVPAPSDTPGIDLAGAIVTPGFVDVHTHGGGGYNLQTTDAQEILAYARWAPRTGTTAFLVAVVGVPHALPEAQLRAAVAAIEQGSPAAEPLGIHLEGPYMNPARRGAHDPSWLRQPTPAETEQILALAQGHLRLITLAPELPGADALIQRLAAAGVTVSIGHTDATYEQAAAAIPLGITHATHCFNAMRPLHHREPGALGAIVEHEQVLGELIADGVHVHPAVARILLRALGPERAIIVTDALACAGVPDAVFEFNGQPARVVDGVARLADGTITGSVLTMDQALRNLVQIVGVPLPQAVGMLTRNPARSAGVAARKGRLAPGYDADLLIFDAQLELQATICRGRLAWARADWQERLAALPSI from the coding sequence ATGCCCATCGTCTTTGAACATGCTGTACTGGTGGATGCCACCGGTCAACGCGAGGATGCCTCGCTTGCCTTCGCGCACGGACGGATCGTTCCGGCGCCATCCGACACGCCAGGCATTGATCTCGCGGGCGCGATCGTCACGCCCGGCTTTGTTGACGTCCATACGCACGGTGGCGGCGGCTACAACCTGCAGACCACCGACGCTCAGGAGATTCTGGCATATGCACGCTGGGCGCCGCGCACCGGCACCACCGCTTTTCTGGTGGCCGTCGTGGGCGTGCCGCATGCCCTGCCCGAAGCGCAGCTACGCGCTGCGGTCGCGGCGATCGAGCAGGGCAGCCCTGCCGCCGAACCGCTGGGCATTCACCTAGAAGGTCCGTACATGAACCCCGCGCGGCGTGGCGCGCACGATCCCTCCTGGCTACGGCAGCCCACGCCCGCCGAAACCGAGCAGATCCTCGCGCTGGCGCAGGGCCATTTGCGGCTGATCACGCTGGCGCCGGAGCTCCCCGGCGCAGACGCGCTGATTCAGCGCCTGGCGGCTGCGGGCGTGACCGTCAGCATCGGCCATACCGACGCCACCTACGAACAGGCCGCTGCGGCTATTCCGCTGGGCATTACCCACGCCACGCACTGCTTCAACGCCATGCGCCCGCTGCACCATCGCGAGCCGGGCGCACTAGGGGCGATCGTCGAACACGAGCAGGTGCTGGGCGAGCTGATCGCCGACGGCGTGCATGTGCATCCCGCGGTTGCGCGCATTCTGCTGCGCGCCCTGGGACCGGAGCGCGCGATCATCGTCACGGACGCGCTGGCCTGCGCCGGAGTCCCCGACGCGGTCTTCGAGTTCAACGGCCAGCCTGCGCGCGTGGTCGATGGCGTAGCGCGTCTGGCGGACGGCACGATCACCGGCAGCGTGCTGACCATGGATCAGGCCCTGCGCAACCTTGTCCAGATCGTAGGCGTACCGCTGCCCCAGGCCGTCGGCATGCTCACGCGCAACCCGGCACGCTCGGCGGGCGTGGCGGCGCGCAAGGGCCGGTTGGCACCAGGCTACGATGCCGATCTGCTGATCTTCGATGCGCAGTTGGAGCTGCAGGCAACCATCTGTCGTGGACGGCTGGCCTGGGCGCGCGCTGACTGGCAGGAGCGCCTCGCAGCGCTGCCGTCGATCTGA
- a CDS encoding DJ-1/PfpI family protein, whose amino-acid sequence MKRFWIPARYHHPVMRGLNYALAIILVPFLAGIAGMSVRIVAGMRADPNPPPFTGALPAPPAHDPTKHTAVVIAANSGTEGSDFLGPYAVLAHSGAFNLYTVAPERRITHLFSGGPSMRGVDFVPHYSFAEYDAIIGSNPDLIVIPYLPFREAPEYQTIMNWIRAHAGPHTILLSVCVGARNLADTGLLNGRRATTHHYLFPFMELLYPDVRLVRGVRYLEDGNLISAAGVTAGVDGTLHVVERMIGADAARDVARQINYPHTRFLDNPSYNAPPTTLALLASPLTNLRLIAAPLFNVFLSGYRLDSDQVGVALYDGISELALASVVDTYPRAGTLIVNTVAPEREVVLSQHGLAFVPRWSFADAPRLDRLILPGSPNDAAAAAFERWTQERQQITVERVHQGSGYAYAATLMDMARSEGSAIATQAAYQLEYPIGTALATAPRYRPELLVRLLILGLAGLVVAGLIERRRVSRGSRQR is encoded by the coding sequence ATGAAAAGATTTTGGATACCCGCGCGCTATCACCATCCGGTGATGCGCGGCCTGAACTACGCACTCGCGATCATTCTTGTTCCCTTCCTGGCCGGCATTGCCGGCATGAGCGTTCGTATCGTTGCCGGCATGCGCGCTGATCCCAATCCGCCGCCCTTCACCGGCGCGCTGCCAGCGCCGCCTGCGCACGACCCCACGAAACACACCGCGGTGGTCATCGCTGCTAACAGCGGCACCGAGGGCAGCGACTTTCTTGGCCCCTACGCGGTGCTCGCCCATTCCGGCGCGTTCAACCTGTATACCGTTGCGCCCGAGCGCCGCATCACCCACCTCTTCTCCGGCGGTCCGAGCATGCGCGGGGTTGACTTCGTGCCGCATTACTCATTCGCCGAGTATGATGCCATCATCGGTAGCAACCCCGATCTGATCGTTATTCCGTACCTGCCCTTTCGCGAGGCGCCCGAATATCAGACGATCATGAACTGGATCCGCGCCCACGCCGGTCCGCACACGATTCTGCTCTCGGTCTGCGTCGGCGCCAGAAACCTGGCCGATACCGGGCTACTGAACGGCCGACGCGCCACGACTCATCACTATCTCTTCCCGTTCATGGAGTTGCTGTATCCCGACGTACGTCTGGTGCGCGGCGTGCGCTACCTGGAGGATGGTAATCTCATTTCGGCGGCCGGGGTGACCGCGGGCGTGGATGGAACGCTGCACGTTGTGGAGCGCATGATCGGGGCCGATGCTGCGCGCGACGTCGCACGACAGATCAACTACCCTCACACCCGCTTTCTCGACAATCCGTCCTATAACGCACCGCCAACCACGCTTGCGCTGCTGGCAAGCCCGCTTACGAACCTGCGCCTGATCGCCGCCCCGCTGTTCAACGTGTTCCTGAGCGGCTACCGCCTGGATAGCGACCAGGTGGGCGTAGCGCTGTACGACGGGATCAGCGAACTGGCACTGGCCTCGGTGGTTGATACCTACCCACGTGCGGGTACGCTGATCGTCAACACGGTAGCACCTGAGCGCGAGGTGGTGCTGTCGCAACACGGGCTGGCATTCGTCCCGCGCTGGAGCTTCGCCGACGCACCGCGGCTTGACCGGCTCATCCTGCCGGGCAGCCCCAATGATGCTGCGGCCGCAGCGTTCGAGCGCTGGACGCAGGAACGGCAGCAGATTACAGTCGAGCGGGTGCATCAGGGCAGCGGGTATGCCTACGCTGCCACGCTAATGGACATGGCGCGCAGCGAGGGAAGCGCCATTGCGACCCAGGCGGCCTACCAGCTCGAGTACCCGATCGGCACGGCACTGGCGACAGCGCCGCGCTACCGGCCCGAGTTGCTCGTCCGCCTGCTCATCTTGGGGCTGGCCGGGCTGGTGGTGGCAGGGCTGATCGAGCGTCGGCGCGTGAGCCGGGGCAGCAGGCAGCGGTAA
- a CDS encoding heme o synthase, which translates to MIARSTATDWRETVKNYVKLTKPTIVGLLLFTTVIPMFLAREGPYDASFWALVFWTLVGGALAAGGAGAINMYLDRDIDARMSRTRQRPIPSNRIQPIHALSFGIVLNLIAFVVLVLTANLLAAVLAMIGTFYYTVVYTSWLKRRTTQNIVIGGAAGAIPPLVGWAAVAGHLSAEPLLLFAIIYYWTPPHFWALALLRQVEYARAGIPMLPVVAGEQATKWQILLYTVLLVAITALLTPLGMAGPLYLVLALALGAIFIRGAYRLYRQPGVSAAWPLYKYSSMYLALVFAAMLIDHLIMRWW; encoded by the coding sequence ATGATCGCACGTTCAACCGCCACCGACTGGCGTGAAACCGTCAAAAATTATGTCAAATTAACCAAACCAACCATTGTTGGCTTGCTGCTGTTTACCACCGTGATCCCGATGTTTCTCGCTCGGGAAGGCCCGTACGATGCCTCATTCTGGGCGCTGGTCTTCTGGACGCTGGTAGGCGGCGCCCTGGCGGCGGGTGGCGCGGGCGCGATCAACATGTATCTGGATCGCGACATCGACGCGCGCATGTCGCGCACCCGGCAGCGGCCGATTCCCAGCAACCGCATCCAGCCCATTCACGCGCTGAGCTTTGGCATCGTCCTCAATCTGATCGCGTTTGTGGTCCTGGTGCTGACGGCCAATCTGCTGGCTGCGGTGCTGGCGATGATCGGCACGTTCTACTACACGGTGGTGTACACCAGTTGGCTGAAGCGGCGCACCACCCAGAACATCGTGATCGGCGGCGCCGCCGGCGCGATCCCGCCGCTGGTCGGCTGGGCGGCCGTCGCCGGGCACCTCAGCGCCGAGCCACTCCTGTTGTTTGCGATCATCTACTACTGGACGCCGCCGCACTTCTGGGCGCTGGCGCTGCTGCGCCAGGTTGAGTATGCCCGCGCCGGCATTCCGATGCTGCCGGTCGTCGCCGGCGAACAGGCGACCAAGTGGCAGATTTTGCTCTATACCGTGCTGCTGGTGGCGATCACCGCGCTGCTCACGCCGCTGGGGATGGCGGGACCCTTGTACCTGGTGCTGGCGCTGGCGCTCGGCGCGATCTTTATCCGCGGCGCCTACCGCCTGTATCGCCAACCAGGGGTCAGCGCCGCCTGGCCGCTCTACAAATATTCGTCGATGTATCTGGCGCTGGTCTTTGCAGCGATGTTGATCGACCACCTCATCATGCGCTGGTGGTGA
- a CDS encoding LuxR C-terminal-related transcriptional regulator, producing MLIASRSDPPLPLARWRARNQLHDIRFEDLRFTAEEAAYFLNRVMGLQLAADDIAALMARTEGWIAGLHLAALSLRGRDDQAKRQFVAAFSGSQRYILEYLVEEVLDRQPEHTRRFLLRTSILDYLLGSLCDALTGEADGQSMLEALERANLFVAPMAADRRWYRYHHLFAEMLRLQLQRTEPDLAPVLHRKAALWYAANDLIDDAMHHALAEGDASWIAALLERYVEATLRRGEGETLRRWLAAVPMELVRTRPRLMLAQAVVAFNAGHLDQAEALLAETTPAPMEPYTPSIGRDTSMFANVPAARELLRASLAGLRGDVAQAVAAMQRALSLVNEQEHGPRMSLRWSMALVDWMRGRLAKAEQAYLDLYAAGKAAGEPHPALGANALLARVRRARGRLGETLQTYEDGLLFAANTGASATPTVAMTYVGMAEVFYQRNQLDQALRYATAAVPLGQQLVSMLTAATARAVLAWTHQARGDQAAARAAIDDASRLLPSDQVAALHNPVPAERARLLLAQGDFQAALDWATARRLSDTDELRYPHERDYLVFARILLAQNAPDRALHVLEGLEALAREQGRLESVLEARALTALALAALGDRAPAQAALREALALAQPEGYVRIFADEGAPMAALLRQITGELRPFALQVLAAIGGSPAPLAHNPTTALVEPLTERELDVLRALAAGHSNQAIAQQLYLSVATVKVHLKHIYSKLAVNSRTEAIARARELNLV from the coding sequence GTGCTGATCGCCAGCCGCTCCGATCCGCCGCTGCCGCTCGCCCGCTGGCGGGCGCGCAACCAGTTGCACGACATCCGCTTCGAGGATCTGCGCTTCACTGCTGAGGAAGCGGCATACTTTTTGAATCGGGTCATGGGCCTGCAGCTCGCCGCCGACGACATCGCGGCGCTGATGGCCCGCACGGAAGGGTGGATCGCCGGGCTACACCTGGCCGCGCTGTCGTTGCGGGGCCGCGACGATCAGGCAAAACGCCAGTTTGTGGCGGCGTTCAGCGGCAGCCAGCGCTACATCCTGGAGTATCTGGTCGAAGAAGTGCTCGACCGCCAGCCGGAACACACCCGGCGGTTTTTGCTGCGCACATCGATCCTCGACTATCTGCTCGGTTCGCTGTGCGATGCGCTGACCGGGGAGGCTGACGGCCAGAGCATGCTGGAGGCGTTGGAGCGCGCCAATCTATTCGTCGCGCCGATGGCGGCGGATCGGCGCTGGTATCGCTACCACCACCTGTTCGCCGAGATGTTGCGGCTGCAATTGCAGCGCACCGAACCCGATCTGGCACCGGTATTGCACCGCAAGGCAGCGCTGTGGTACGCCGCGAACGATCTGATCGACGATGCGATGCACCACGCGCTGGCGGAGGGCGACGCCAGCTGGATCGCCGCTCTGCTCGAACGGTACGTCGAAGCGACCCTGCGCCGCGGCGAGGGCGAGACGCTGCGGCGCTGGCTGGCGGCGGTGCCGATGGAACTGGTGCGCACCCGGCCCCGGCTGATGTTGGCACAGGCGGTGGTGGCGTTCAATGCCGGCCACCTCGATCAGGCCGAAGCGTTGCTTGCCGAGACGACCCCGGCACCGATGGAGCCGTACACGCCCTCGATCGGGCGTGACACCAGTATGTTCGCCAATGTCCCCGCCGCGCGCGAACTGCTGCGCGCCTCGCTGGCCGGGCTGCGCGGTGATGTTGCCCAGGCGGTCGCAGCGATGCAGCGCGCGCTGAGTCTCGTGAACGAGCAGGAACACGGGCCGCGCATGTCGCTGCGCTGGAGTATGGCGCTGGTCGACTGGATGCGTGGGCGGCTCGCCAAGGCCGAGCAGGCCTACCTGGACCTGTATGCCGCGGGCAAGGCTGCGGGCGAGCCCCACCCTGCGCTGGGGGCCAACGCGCTGCTGGCGCGTGTGCGCCGTGCGCGGGGCCGCCTGGGTGAAACCCTGCAAACCTATGAGGACGGCCTGCTGTTCGCCGCCAACACGGGCGCATCAGCAACACCGACCGTGGCCATGACCTATGTCGGCATGGCTGAGGTGTTCTACCAGCGCAACCAGCTGGATCAGGCGCTGCGCTACGCTACAGCCGCGGTGCCCCTCGGCCAGCAGCTGGTGTCCATGTTGACCGCGGCGACAGCCCGTGCCGTCCTCGCCTGGACACATCAGGCGCGTGGCGACCAGGCCGCTGCCCGCGCTGCGATCGACGACGCATCCCGTCTCCTTCCCTCCGATCAGGTCGCTGCACTGCACAACCCGGTGCCCGCCGAGCGGGCGCGCCTGCTGCTCGCCCAGGGCGACTTCCAGGCCGCGCTCGATTGGGCCACGGCGCGCAGGTTGAGCGATACGGACGAACTCCGCTACCCTCATGAGCGCGACTACCTGGTGTTCGCGCGCATCCTGCTGGCCCAGAATGCGCCGGATCGCGCGCTGCACGTGCTTGAAGGCCTCGAAGCTCTGGCGCGTGAACAGGGTCGGCTCGAAAGCGTCCTTGAAGCCCGCGCGCTTACGGCACTGGCGCTCGCCGCGCTGGGCGACCGCGCGCCGGCGCAGGCCGCGCTCCGTGAGGCGCTCGCCCTGGCACAGCCGGAAGGCTATGTGCGTATCTTCGCCGACGAGGGTGCACCCATGGCGGCGCTGCTGCGGCAGATCACGGGCGAACTCCGCCCCTTTGCGCTCCAGGTGCTGGCTGCAATCGGCGGATCACCTGCGCCGCTAGCACACAACCCAACCACCGCCCTGGTGGAACCTCTGACCGAGCGCGAACTGGACGTGCTGCGCGCGCTCGCTGCCGGCCACTCCAATCAGGCGATTGCCCAGCAACTCTACCTCTCGGTTGCAACCGTGAAAGTCCACCTCAAGCATATCTACAGCAAGCTCGCCGTCAACAGCCGCACCGAGGCGATCGCCCGCGCCCGCGAGCTGAATCTCGTGTAA
- a CDS encoding monooxygenase family protein, translating to MGIWHETYRIGPGQYESVYSGMPAFGLDKAGRLLPAEGRRERARSRMYSDEPATAAPEQHGAAPEEAQ from the coding sequence GTGGGCATCTGGCACGAGACCTATCGCATCGGCCCTGGCCAGTACGAAAGCGTGTATAGCGGCATGCCCGCGTTTGGGCTGGACAAAGCGGGCCGTCTCTTGCCGGCGGAGGGTCGCCGCGAGAGGGCGCGCAGTCGCATGTATTCCGACGAGCCTGCCACGGCGGCGCCGGAGCAGCACGGCGCTGCCCCAGAGGAGGCGCAGTGA